The following proteins are co-located in the Paenibacillus sp. FSL H8-0079 genome:
- the hemG gene encoding protoporphyrinogen oxidase codes for MEKERRKRVVIAGGGITGLSAAYYVDQLCTVHNVDVEIVLVEKSDRFGGHVRTGKRDGFVIERGPDSFLARKTSIIELMQELGMENEIVGTRPGVSHSYIAYRNQLHPIPDGFMLGVPTKWKPFITTKLLSVRGKVRAAADLVLPRKPGAEDESLGQLLRRRLGDEVLEQIAEPLLAGIYAGNADGLSVQATFPMLQETEQKHRSLIVGMLGVSKSRSPKQQATRSPRTANTAKKSMFLSARGGLEEVVNHLEKVLTSRALMIKNTEISGVVQEENSYVVHLENGTMLHADAMVIATPAHVAARLLPHETIANLLRSIPYASVMNVVLGYREQDVGISLNASGFVVPRKEERTVTACTWTSSKWEHTAPKGHILLRAYVGKYGRDHTNQQLSDDELISNVRRELQEMMGISAQPIFTEVNRLPLSMPQYQVGHLERIGELEAMLENLMPGVYLGGGGYRGIGVPDCISQGKDMAKKVLSRLMDARM; via the coding sequence ATGGAAAAAGAGCGCAGGAAGCGAGTGGTTATTGCTGGCGGTGGTATAACGGGATTAAGTGCAGCTTATTATGTGGATCAGTTGTGCACTGTGCATAATGTGGATGTAGAAATCGTACTAGTGGAGAAAAGTGATCGATTCGGCGGACATGTGCGTACTGGAAAACGGGATGGTTTTGTAATTGAACGGGGACCGGACTCTTTTCTCGCGCGCAAAACATCGATCATTGAACTCATGCAGGAACTCGGCATGGAAAATGAAATCGTCGGCACACGACCGGGGGTGTCGCATAGCTATATTGCATATCGGAATCAGCTGCATCCCATTCCAGATGGTTTTATGCTGGGCGTGCCGACAAAGTGGAAGCCGTTCATTACGACAAAGCTCTTGTCGGTACGAGGGAAAGTACGCGCTGCTGCAGATCTTGTTTTGCCACGGAAGCCTGGCGCGGAAGATGAATCCCTGGGTCAACTGTTACGCAGGCGACTGGGAGATGAAGTGCTGGAACAGATTGCAGAGCCGCTGCTGGCAGGCATCTACGCGGGTAATGCGGATGGGCTAAGTGTGCAAGCGACATTTCCCATGCTGCAAGAAACAGAACAAAAGCATCGAAGCCTCATTGTAGGCATGCTTGGTGTGAGCAAGAGTCGAAGCCCGAAGCAGCAGGCCACACGATCGCCCCGAACTGCGAATACGGCGAAGAAGAGTATGTTCCTAAGTGCACGTGGAGGACTGGAAGAGGTCGTAAACCATCTCGAAAAGGTGTTAACTTCCAGAGCACTTATGATAAAAAATACAGAGATATCAGGTGTTGTACAGGAAGAGAACAGTTACGTTGTTCATTTGGAAAATGGCACGATGCTCCATGCAGATGCGATGGTGATCGCTACACCAGCCCATGTCGCAGCAAGGCTACTACCACATGAAACGATAGCTAATCTGCTGCGTTCCATTCCATATGCGTCTGTGATGAACGTCGTGCTTGGTTATCGCGAGCAGGATGTGGGAATCTCTCTTAATGCGTCTGGCTTCGTTGTTCCCCGTAAGGAGGAGCGTACGGTTACTGCGTGCACTTGGACATCGTCCAAATGGGAACATACGGCTCCAAAGGGGCATATCCTTTTACGCGCCTACGTGGGCAAATACGGTCGCGACCATACGAACCAGCAGCTTTCGGACGACGAATTGATATCCAATGTACGTCGTGAATTGCAAGAGATGATGGGCATATCTGCACAGCCGATCTTTACCGAGGTGAACCGTCTGCCGCTTTCCATGCCACAATATCAAGTAGGTCATCTGGAACGGATAGGAGAGCTTGAGGCAATGCTGGAGAATCTCATGCCAGGTGTTTATCTCGGCGGTGGCGGTTACCGGGGTATTGGAGTTCCAGACTGTATATCCCAAGGTAAAGATATGGCGAAGAAAGTGTTAAGCAGGTTAATGGATGCTAGGATGTAG